The following coding sequences lie in one Chionomys nivalis chromosome 8, mChiNiv1.1, whole genome shotgun sequence genomic window:
- the Oosp1 gene encoding putative oocyte-secreted protein 1 homolog, with protein sequence MKSFLGLRGLLLLLLVLTTGADDWSALRLQCTNHWFYLRIKATLFHNVFMEPDEVFLGSGCPVSTVWPNDVYDFTYRTYSCGIVNKVLYDVTLLQTKLMYIPKNPSNNRTEMRLSCVLHSRYPLFCEAESRGDFTGNPPEWEVDMTVRKNDKAAPAVPLNFSTSGQNTNQVSQEPQTSGTSRHQPAEASN encoded by the exons ATGAAGTCTTTCCTGGGCTTGCGGGGactccttctgcttcttctcgTCCTGACGACTGGTGCTGATGATTGGTCAG CCCTTCGTCTGCAATGCACCAATCATTGGTTCTATCTCAGGATCAAGGCCACGCTATTCCACAATGTATTTATGGAACCTGATGAAGTGTTTTTAGGATCTGGCTGCCCTGTGAGCACCGTCTGGCCAAATGATGTCTATGACTTTACCTACCGTACTTACTCCTGCGGCATTGTCAATAAA GTTCTTTATGATGTCACTCTGCTCCAGACAAAACTTATGTATATTCCAAAAAACCCTAGTAATAACCGAACTGAGATGCGCCTGTCCTGTGTTCTACACAG TCGGTATCCTCTTTTCTGTGAAGCTGAGAGTAGAGGAGACTTCACTGGCAACCCTCCTGAGTGGGAAGTAGACATGACAGTACGCAAGAATGATAAGGCTGCTCCTGCAGTGCCGCTAAA CTTTTCAACATCAGGTCAAAACACCAACCAGGTGTCGCAGGAGCCTCAGACCTCGGGAACCAGTAGGCATCAGCCTGCTGAAGCATCTAACTGA